In Glycine max cultivar Williams 82 chromosome 10, Glycine_max_v4.0, whole genome shotgun sequence, the DNA window gttgtttaaaaatttaatggacATATGAACACTTAACAGAGCCAACCAAATGGTCGGGACTaaacacaaaatataaaaaattttaaaatattgattgcatgcattTTATGAATTCCATTATGGCTTAATAATACTTTTGGTCATTAAGGTATCACAATTGAGAATTGAAATACCTAAAGTTTCAATTGAGCTAGTTGGATCCCTCAGCTATCACAAATGTGTGACTTTAGTCCCCTATATATCAATTGCGTCAATTGGGTCCTCATGTACACAATTgtataaatttcatttaagtATTGTAATTGTGGGATTTTAGTCCCCAAGGTATCACAATAATGTGATTTTTCCCCTGAAAAATGATAGTTCTAATAGtgcaattataaattttaaggtaCTAAAATCGCACAATAGAGACACCTAAGGCACTCAATTGTCACAATTGAAATCTAAGGGACTAAAATCACACATTTGTGATACGTAGGGGATCCAATTGGCATAATTGAAATTTAGGAgactaaaagtataattaaaaatatattttaattacttaaaatacattaaatattttacttatctgtttaaaatacattaaattattcTTTGACCCCCTACGAAATTGAATGgagatttaattatttgtgcTGTTCTATTTTAAGCTTACCTCCAAACTCGACCTACCTTAGTTGAAGATGAGAAAATGAAAATCCTCAACCAAAGTTCAAAAGGTTGGAATTTCTAATAGAATTggatttttatgtatttaagaTGCCCTTTCATTCAAACACTAAATCATGTAGAAACTACATCACAATTACAAACTCCACTAACAAAGCAAAGAAACAACATAAAGGAAACATAGTTTACCAACACATGATAAAGACTATTCAACATAACGAAAACATAAGTCCTAGATAATCAATCCTAACCACACCcaaacattaatttgattaagcTAGTGCTCATtctaaaacatattaaattaaaaaacattgacTAAAACTTTAAATAGGGCATCATCAGTTGAGGTTCCCACATTTTTCTTTGAGTTGTCTCTTAAACTCCTCTAACATCTTCTTATACTTGTCAAGTTGGGAATCGGTCATGCTTTCAATAGGCCTAGCCCACCAGAACTGATCCTCTGCAGCCTTCGCTAAATGATTTAAATCCTTTGTGCGCTTCTTCTCAATAGCAATTTGGTTGGACAAGCAGTGGAGGTGTGTGTGGAGCTCAACTTCGTCCGCAGTGGAGTGCACCTTGTTGAGGTCCAAGGTAAGGAGGGGAGGTGGGCCCTGTGTCTTATAGCGTTGGACAACAGAATCAACACTGGGACTGCCAAACGAAAATACTCGATTACCGGGTGAGAACATAATCACAGCGACATCCACGCCACAAAGGGTTGCAAGCTCACTGGCTTTCTTGAAAACCCCAGTGCGACGCTTCGAGAATGTCACCCGAAGGTTACTCTCGTTTCTCATCTTCTTCATTTCGATCTTTTGTCGGCCTTTAGTCTTCTTAGCGACACCGTTCAAGTCTGGCATGTTGTTTGACTCCATGGGTTATAGGCTTTGCTATCTTATATGATATGAAATATGAATATTGATGTGCAACATAGAGGAGATGTTAGGCtcaatttataggaaaaggttTGGTTTGGCGAACTAGAGTCTGATATGGTGAGCCAAGCGCGCCTCTGTGGACTTTCTGACCTGTATTTTGACCGCATTAAAATGGTTTCAAGATTAAGTGAATCTCAATTGAATGCCTTATATGGTATGTACAAATGATTTTCTATATATACCATTTTGGGTACATAAATGTATATCTGTACTAAGTTTTTTTCCAGGTAGTTTTCTTTTACAGTGTCAGTTTTATCTGTTATTTGAAGAATAATTTggttcaataattaattaaggaaaatgATAGTTAATTTATTACCAAAGGATGGCTATGAAATAGTTTTTAGCATACTCCTTCTATACGCCATCTGTAATTAGTTggaatttattgaaaactacaaattcaagagagagaaaatcaTTACATATGATGTGGGACCCAACAAATTTTGTCATTTCCAATGaatgtcaaccaataaaagaaaatgtattcaaaataatttgttcctaaattttatcttttttactaTATGTCAATTATATTTTGGTACAATTGACTTTATACTCCCGTTACAGTTTGCACCACTAAGAAATGAGTCATATCATGTTGAACTTGTTTATCTCAATTTGACTGGATAACAATCAGTTATGTTTGAAGctcaatttgaatttattttttttcaagctgAAAGTCAATTCAATTCAAGCTCATGAACCAATTTGGTTTAGAGCTGAAAGTCAATGCAATTCAAGCTCATGAACCAATTTCAAGCTGAAAGTCAATTCAGTTATGTTTGAAGctcaatttgaatttattttttttgaagctcaatttgaatttattttagaactaaacgttggttaagtcattggaccattaaacaatcttttgattcttttgaaaggacagaaacgttaaggtgttggaccattaacgatctcttattTTAGAAACGTTAagacgttggaccattaacgatatcttgtttttgaaaggatagaaacgttaaggtgttggatcattaacgatctcttggggtggtcgacaaaagcggggtttttgctcctacgcatcctcaattgcgatgcgGAAATCAGATCTaagtagttcttgcaaaagcggtaaagttatgggtggattttatgcttttgaatggtccatgttaaccgataaaagcaaagaggaccgtttaaggcgttggaccttaaaacgattttaagtgacttttacggacaaagcttgatgtgtgagttgattttaaccttagtttcactttggttattagtcaattcattcaaggaaacttccaaagaaaaacatccgattgatttttttgattattttattcaaagatatttttattattttattattattttttcaagatatttttattattttattattattttgctttttttttgtttaaccgaggttacagcgtgaacgatcggttagattttgctttaacagtgattaaacgacattacaacacaaatgatcgattgaaattcattttatcatttattaggcgagataacggcttaaataaatagttaaagcacgttaaaaatggaagaaaagaaaatcgaaagtgaacgagatgaagatgaaagcaaacaaaacaagaaatgaattgaaattctcggattcgaacacttaccggttgaaaaatgaagaacggacgaagaatgatgaagaacgcaggaaaatcttcacagatttactcacggaaatgtctcggaagcattacggaagcacttcgactcgattcttcttcacgaaaacatgtttttttacccaaaatagctgaaatgcatagcctaggggtcatgaatatttttgaaacatcccccctcccctatttatagggagaAAGAAAGGTGTTTGCCGcctagaggcttcttgaggaaaatttctaagcgcaccccaattactaagttcacccccttttcgtactttacagaaaagttacggaagccatACGGAAGtttttcggatttgattttcatcttttcatctctttcctttcaccaatattaagtgaaatatgcttactcaagatttttggaaattttacgaAAGCCATGGAAGCCCCataaaccatttttcaaaaaaacgtggaggagcttgtcgcccagttgcttcctccttaagcaacccaacttccaaaatattccaaaagggcctagattcgaatttctatttacaccctatCTTGATAATTTCACCcccaatttttatgtttttggttgttttctttccaaaatctcacgaaactttgcggattccaccgcgatgagtgttaagccttccgaagcaatcaacaatggtcctcggatgaaattatagtgtaataatttatttacacacactccactttgctaaatacactctcgttttcgtgtttttgactggtttcttcccgaaacatctcagaactttacggattctacaacgatgggtgttaaacattttgaggtggtcaaacgaaggtcgcatgccgacaaacaatggttcccggatgaaattagggtatgacagttgcccctctttacttatcttttatcggagataaaagggaagtaaagataagacactaatttcgttcgagcagaTCCTCACTCGAGCAATCAATAGCCCAACCAGCGAAACGCATCGTCAGACTTGGATGTCTCTGGATGGGAAAGGAAAAAATTTGGGAAAACCTGCAAAAATCTTCAAAATGACTAGAAATGGCCGACCATCATTATTCTGATGTCATTGGACTTGTTTGTCTCTGGATGataaaggtgcggataaccatgagGTATATCCACGTGCTACTGGACCCTTGAGTCTAACGGATAgcaaaatgagactttttcgcaatCTCGACCAGAAGACGCTAACATCTCCggaaaaggtgcagatgacgacgttagtcacaaaatgctatcaggctttgagtcttacgaatAACAAATGCGACTTTTTtgcagtctcggccggaagacgctgacatctccgggaaggtgcagatgacgacgttagtcactgcatgctaccgggctttgagtcttacgaatagcaaatgagactatTTCGCAGTCTTGACCGGAAGACGCTGAAATCTCCggggaaggtgcagatgacgacgttagtcactacatgctatcgggctttgagtcttacgaatagcaaatgagactttttcgcagtctcgaCCGGAAGATGATGACATATTCGGGAAAGGTGCAAATGATGATGTTAGTCACTCCATTCTATcgagctttgagtcttacgtatagcaaatgagactttttcgcagtctcgaCCGGAAgtcgctgacatctccggggaaggtgcagatgacgatgttagtcactgcatgctattgggctttgagtcttatggattgcaaatgagactttttcgcagtctcggccggaagacgctgacatctccggggaaggtgcagatgacgatgttagtcactgcatgctatcggactttgagtcttatggatagcatatgagactttttcgcagtctcggccggaagacgctgacatctctggggaaggtgcagatgacgatgttagtcattgcatgctatcgggctactaaaatagtctcggagTTCTTtcgctaaaatgcgaacatgctttagcaaagaaacAGAACCTCCaattgatcagagcaacatatagtttttggagaaaaacaaaCGTGTCTACTGGGGGGAAGGAGGGTatgctgataaaattttcttctaagcgaccatttagaggaaacactgggtccaacaagaaagaagaaaaatcactcaaagtgtataaatctcacataggtaagtgttttatcctaattccgaaccatagatatgtcatgacttgattttgcaaatcatttcctatcaaattaaatattacacgtgtgatcatggatcaataggacttttttggGAATGTtgttttggtgggaaatttggctctgagtgtttgggcct includes these proteins:
- the LOC102661396 gene encoding agamous-like MADS-box protein AGL62, with translation MESNNMPDLNGVAKKTKGRQKIEMKKMRNESNLRVTFSKRRTGVFKKASELATLCGVDVAVIMFSPGNRVFSFGSPSVDSVVQRYKTQGPPPLLTLDLNKVHSTADEVELHTHLHCLSNQIAIEKKRTKDLNHLAKAAEDQFWWARPIESMTDSQLDKYKKMLEEFKRQLKEKCGNLN